A single region of the Thermoleophilum album genome encodes:
- the mraZ gene encoding division/cell wall cluster transcriptional repressor MraZ, with the protein MAFRGHFEHTLDAKNRLAIPAKFRAAFADGVVLAKDPEACIAIWTPERHERILEQALAGLNPMGSRYRKVARFFQANSFDAELDSAGRVTLPQTLLQHAGIDRQVVVLGVGDHLEVWARERWERAAQELDAEIAEVIEGLGDPS; encoded by the coding sequence TTGGCATTCAGAGGCCACTTCGAGCACACGCTGGACGCGAAGAACCGCCTCGCGATCCCGGCGAAGTTCCGCGCTGCTTTCGCCGACGGGGTCGTGCTCGCCAAGGATCCCGAGGCTTGCATCGCGATCTGGACCCCAGAGCGCCATGAGCGCATCCTCGAGCAGGCGCTCGCCGGTCTTAACCCGATGGGCTCGCGCTACCGCAAGGTCGCACGCTTCTTCCAGGCCAACTCGTTCGACGCCGAGCTCGACTCCGCCGGTCGCGTCACCCTGCCGCAAACGCTCCTGCAGCATGCCGGTATCGACCGGCAAGTCGTGGTGCTCGGCGTTGGCGACCACCTCGAGGTGTGGGCGCGCGAGCGCTGGGAGCGCGCCGCACAAGAGCTCGACGCCGAAATCGCGGAGGTGATCGAAGGTCTTGGCGATCCTTCTTGA
- the rsmH gene encoding 16S rRNA (cytosine(1402)-N(4))-methyltransferase RsmH produces the protein MAILLDVGARAHVPVMAAELVELCAPASGDTVVDCTFGHGGHAQLFAERIGPDGTLIAIDRDPLVRERFEELAADWPCAARFVRADFADALAELREEGVTADIVYFDLGVSSLQIDEPRRGFSYTRDAPLDMRMDPEAPLSARDLVNAWDERALVRVLREYGEEPHATRIARAIVARRRERPIETTGELVAVIESAVPAGRRLGHGHPAKRTFQALRIAVNHELESLDRALPEAFGLLAPGGRLAAISFHSLEDRRVKRFLRELARGCTCPPDFPICVCGRQPQAELLTNRAVRPRAGEIAANPRSASARLRVARKLATGGADGGEEGR, from the coding sequence TTGGCGATCCTTCTTGACGTGGGGGCGCGCGCGCATGTGCCGGTCATGGCCGCCGAGCTCGTCGAGCTTTGCGCGCCGGCGAGCGGCGACACCGTCGTCGACTGCACGTTCGGCCACGGCGGTCACGCGCAGCTGTTCGCGGAGCGGATCGGGCCGGACGGAACGCTGATCGCGATCGACCGCGATCCGCTCGTGCGCGAGCGTTTCGAGGAGCTTGCAGCCGACTGGCCGTGCGCCGCGCGGTTTGTGCGCGCCGACTTCGCCGACGCGCTCGCCGAGCTGCGCGAAGAAGGTGTCACGGCCGACATCGTCTACTTCGATCTCGGCGTCTCGTCGCTGCAGATCGACGAGCCGCGGCGCGGTTTCTCCTACACGCGCGACGCGCCGCTCGACATGCGCATGGATCCCGAAGCCCCGCTGTCGGCGCGGGACCTAGTCAACGCCTGGGACGAGCGGGCGCTCGTGCGGGTCTTGCGCGAGTACGGGGAAGAACCGCACGCGACGCGCATCGCGCGAGCGATCGTCGCACGCCGCCGCGAGCGGCCGATCGAGACCACCGGCGAGCTCGTGGCCGTAATCGAGTCGGCCGTGCCGGCGGGCCGCAGGCTCGGCCACGGACACCCCGCCAAGCGCACCTTCCAAGCGTTGCGGATCGCCGTCAACCACGAGCTCGAATCGCTCGATCGCGCGCTGCCGGAGGCGTTTGGGCTGCTGGCCCCAGGTGGCCGCTTGGCTGCGATCTCGTTCCACTCGCTCGAAGACCGCCGTGTCAAACGCTTCCTGCGCGAGCTCGCGCGCGGTTGCACCTGCCCACCCGACTTCCCGATCTGCGTCTGCGGCCGCCAGCCGCAGGCCGAGCTACTCACGAACCGTGCGGTGCGCCCGCGCGCCGGTGAGATTGCCGCGAACCCGCGCTCGGCATCGGCGCGCTTGCGGGTCGCGCGCAAGCTCGCGACCGGCGGCGCCGACGGGGGAGAGGAAGGCCGGTGA
- a CDS encoding peptidoglycan D,D-transpeptidase FtsI family protein, which produces MRLGAHATGVIDRRVGLLFAVFLGLFLALAARATWLTTVRAGTLREQARSQHDSKVVEPGLRGPILDRRGRQLAVSEEAVTVYANPFLIERPAATAARLAPLVRLPEERILALISDRSRGFVYIRRKLPPEVGERLRKLALEGVGTLVEPRRVYPGGALATQVVGAVGTDGYGLFGLEQAADRLLRGRDGERRVVRDALGRPLRTITVRQPRPGRPLRLTIDAVLQRHVEGVLKATAERYRARGASAVVVDPRDGAVLALASWPTAAPDRSLELGPDVRRNRAVEDAYEPGSTFKPFTVAAALADRVISPLASFDLPPTIRVADRVIGEAHPRGWERMSVADILARSSNVGTVTIGLELGARRFARWVDRFGFGRPTGIGLPGESPGIVPRLRDYSGSSMGNLPIGQGLAVTPLQLVAAYTALADHGVLHEPYLIAGQRRPGKRVLRRSVADTVARMLEGVVGPNGTGAEAQIPGYRIAGKTGTSQKPDPLTGTYSKTRYVASFVGFAPVGDPRLLVLVAVDEPQGEIYGGVVAAPAFEQIVSFALPYLGVPPS; this is translated from the coding sequence GTGCGCCTGGGGGCGCACGCGACCGGCGTGATCGACCGGCGCGTAGGCCTCCTTTTCGCGGTCTTTCTCGGCCTCTTCTTGGCTCTGGCGGCGCGCGCCACCTGGCTCACGACCGTGCGCGCAGGGACGCTTCGCGAACAGGCCCGCAGCCAGCACGACAGCAAGGTGGTCGAGCCCGGTCTGCGCGGTCCGATCCTCGACCGCCGCGGGCGCCAGCTGGCCGTGTCCGAGGAGGCGGTGACGGTTTACGCGAACCCATTCCTGATCGAACGCCCGGCCGCTACCGCGGCGAGGCTCGCACCGCTCGTCCGTCTGCCCGAGGAACGCATCCTGGCGCTGATCTCCGACCGCTCGCGCGGTTTCGTCTACATCCGGCGCAAGCTGCCGCCCGAGGTCGGCGAGCGTCTCCGCAAGCTCGCCCTAGAAGGGGTTGGGACGCTCGTCGAACCGCGCCGCGTGTATCCGGGGGGAGCGCTTGCGACGCAGGTGGTGGGCGCGGTCGGCACTGACGGTTACGGACTGTTCGGGCTCGAGCAAGCGGCAGACCGGCTGCTGCGCGGTCGCGACGGCGAGCGCCGCGTGGTGCGCGACGCGCTCGGACGCCCCTTGCGCACGATCACTGTGCGCCAGCCGCGCCCAGGCCGCCCGCTGCGGCTGACGATCGACGCTGTGCTGCAGCGCCACGTCGAGGGGGTGCTGAAGGCGACCGCCGAGCGCTACCGGGCGCGCGGTGCGAGCGCGGTGGTGGTCGACCCGCGCGACGGTGCCGTGCTGGCGCTCGCGAGCTGGCCGACCGCCGCGCCCGACAGAAGTCTCGAGCTCGGTCCCGACGTGCGCCGCAACCGTGCCGTCGAGGACGCGTACGAACCCGGCTCCACGTTCAAGCCGTTCACGGTCGCAGCAGCGCTCGCCGACAGGGTGATCTCGCCGCTCGCTAGCTTCGACCTGCCGCCGACGATCCGTGTCGCCGACCGGGTGATCGGCGAGGCGCACCCGCGCGGTTGGGAGCGCATGTCGGTGGCCGACATCCTTGCCCGGTCGTCGAACGTGGGAACCGTGACGATCGGGCTCGAGCTCGGCGCGCGGCGGTTCGCGCGCTGGGTCGATCGCTTCGGTTTCGGCCGGCCCACCGGGATCGGCTTGCCGGGAGAATCACCCGGGATCGTGCCGCGGCTGCGCGACTACTCGGGTTCCTCGATGGGAAACCTGCCGATCGGCCAGGGTCTCGCCGTCACGCCGCTGCAGCTCGTCGCCGCCTACACCGCGCTCGCCGACCACGGCGTTCTGCACGAGCCCTACCTGATCGCCGGTCAGCGCCGCCCCGGCAAGCGCGTTTTGCGCCGTAGCGTGGCCGACACCGTCGCGCGCATGCTCGAGGGGGTCGTGGGACCGAACGGTACCGGCGCCGAAGCGCAGATCCCGGGCTACCGGATCGCCGGCAAGACCGGCACGTCGCAGAAGCCCGATCCGCTCACGGGCACCTACTCCAAGACTCGCTACGTGGCGTCGTTCGTGGGGTTCGCGCCGGTCGGCGACCCGCGGCTGCTCGTCCTCGTCGCGGTCGACGAGCCACAGGGCGAGATCTACGGCGGCGTCGTCGCGGCCCCCGCTTTCGAGCAGATCGTGTCCTTCGCCTTGCCCTACCTGGGCGTTCCGCCGTCGTAG
- a CDS encoding GGDEF domain-containing protein, translating to MSAAAVTVLARLAERTYQSFSEAAGQALDLLEESLPAGVVALGRFDEDERVYRVLDVRGATSEALARGTVLPMPREAPNPDVELLDALAIRSWLAVPLLASNGDALGALWALSTDENAYREEDWALVAVCARLLAAEWEGVQLRADLRRLREQLRDRDRTDHVTGLPNRQSFLEALEREWRLCKRGAVESHMVVLKLPNRSEIEERYGEAMATLMLKDVAEALQAVARKTDHTGRLDDELMGVILVGCKGREGAEAFVSRLCSRIAHVARERPEVPHPVFGFSPLGGIEEPVAVLEAARADLETAAALAAEREAELAS from the coding sequence ATGAGCGCCGCCGCGGTGACGGTCCTCGCGCGCCTTGCCGAGCGCACATACCAGAGCTTCTCGGAAGCCGCCGGCCAGGCGCTGGACCTGCTCGAGGAGTCCCTGCCCGCGGGGGTCGTCGCGCTAGGTCGCTTCGACGAGGACGAGCGCGTCTATCGGGTCCTCGACGTCCGCGGCGCCACCAGCGAGGCGCTCGCCCGCGGCACCGTGCTGCCGATGCCGCGCGAGGCACCGAACCCCGATGTCGAGCTGCTCGACGCGCTGGCGATCCGCAGCTGGCTCGCCGTCCCCCTCCTTGCCAGCAACGGCGACGCGCTCGGAGCGCTGTGGGCACTGTCGACCGACGAGAACGCCTACCGCGAGGAGGACTGGGCGCTCGTGGCGGTGTGCGCCAGGCTCCTCGCCGCCGAGTGGGAGGGGGTGCAGCTGCGCGCCGACCTCAGGCGTTTACGCGAGCAGCTGCGCGACCGCGACCGCACCGACCACGTCACCGGTCTGCCCAACCGCCAGAGCTTCCTCGAGGCGCTCGAGCGTGAATGGCGCCTCTGCAAGCGCGGCGCTGTCGAGTCGCACATGGTGGTGCTGAAGCTGCCCAACCGCAGCGAGATCGAAGAGCGCTACGGCGAAGCGATGGCCACGCTGATGCTCAAGGACGTAGCCGAGGCGCTGCAAGCGGTGGCCCGCAAGACCGACCACACCGGACGTCTCGACGACGAGCTGATGGGCGTGATCCTCGTCGGTTGCAAGGGACGCGAGGGGGCCGAGGCGTTCGTGTCGCGGCTCTGCTCGCGGATCGCGCACGTCGCGCGCGAGCGCCCCGAGGTGCCCCACCCCGTGTTCGGGTTCAGTCCGCTCGGGGGCATCGAGGAGCCGGTCGCGGTGCTCGAGGCGGCGCGCGCTGATCTAGAAACCGCGGCGGCGCTTGCGGCCGAGCGGGAAGCTGAGTTAGCTTCGTGA
- a CDS encoding UDP-N-acetylmuramoyl-L-alanyl-D-glutamate--2,6-diaminopimelate ligase, producing the protein MDLRRLAEGVAREFRGAGAETVTVSALAYDSRRVRPGTLFFCVPGMTTDGHRYAGEAVARGAVALVCERPLELPVPQVVVADARAAMAAIAVRFYGDPTARLRVVGITGTNGKTTTAFLVRHLLESMGVRCGLLGTVAQIVGGEERPPGRTTPESLDLQATFAEMVAAGDRACAIEVSSHALELGRVAGTRFACRVFTNLSQDHLDFHGTMELYFEAKRRLFSEFAGAAVIGVDCEWGRRLAREFPHADTFAVERDATLRARDVEFDIDGARFTLEAPEGSWRCRLPLPGRFNVENALAALGAVRALGGNLAQAAAALATFDRVPGRFERIDAGQPFAVLVDYAHTPDSLARVLAAARPLCRGRLWCVFGCGGDRDRGKRPQMGRIAAELADRVIVTSDNPRSEDPEAIIDEIVAGVSGQARARLERESDRRRAIERAIAAAEPGDLVLIAGKGHEQGQEFADGRVEPFDDREVAREALAARAGAAA; encoded by the coding sequence ATGGACCTCCGCCGGCTCGCAGAGGGGGTCGCCCGGGAGTTCCGCGGGGCCGGTGCCGAGACGGTCACGGTTTCCGCGCTCGCCTACGACTCCCGTCGCGTACGACCGGGAACGCTGTTCTTTTGCGTTCCGGGCATGACGACCGACGGCCATCGCTACGCAGGCGAGGCCGTCGCGAGGGGTGCGGTGGCGCTGGTTTGCGAGCGGCCCCTCGAACTGCCGGTGCCGCAGGTCGTCGTCGCCGACGCGCGCGCCGCGATGGCGGCGATCGCGGTCCGCTTCTACGGCGATCCCACCGCACGCCTGCGCGTCGTCGGGATCACCGGCACCAACGGCAAGACGACGACGGCTTTCCTGGTGCGCCACCTGCTCGAGAGCATGGGCGTGCGCTGCGGGCTGCTCGGCACTGTCGCGCAGATCGTCGGCGGCGAGGAGCGTCCGCCGGGGCGCACCACACCCGAGTCGCTCGATCTCCAAGCGACGTTCGCGGAGATGGTCGCCGCTGGCGACCGCGCCTGTGCGATCGAGGTGTCGTCGCACGCGCTCGAGCTCGGGCGGGTAGCGGGCACGCGTTTCGCCTGTCGCGTGTTCACGAACCTCTCCCAAGACCATCTCGACTTCCACGGCACGATGGAGCTCTACTTCGAGGCCAAGCGGCGGCTCTTCAGCGAGTTCGCGGGGGCGGCGGTTATCGGCGTCGATTGCGAGTGGGGGAGGCGCCTGGCGCGCGAGTTCCCGCACGCCGACACCTTCGCCGTGGAGCGCGATGCGACGCTGCGCGCGCGCGACGTCGAGTTCGACATCGACGGCGCCCGCTTCACGCTCGAAGCGCCCGAGGGGAGTTGGCGCTGCCGTCTGCCGCTGCCGGGCCGTTTCAACGTCGAGAACGCGCTCGCGGCATTGGGAGCGGTACGCGCTCTCGGTGGCAACCTCGCCCAGGCGGCCGCCGCCCTCGCCACCTTCGACCGCGTCCCCGGCCGCTTCGAGCGCATCGATGCGGGGCAGCCGTTCGCGGTCCTCGTCGACTACGCGCACACACCGGACTCGCTCGCGCGCGTGTTGGCGGCGGCGCGTCCGCTCTGCCGCGGACGCCTGTGGTGCGTCTTCGGCTGCGGGGGCGATCGCGACCGCGGCAAGCGGCCGCAGATGGGGCGCATCGCCGCCGAGCTCGCCGACCGTGTGATCGTGACATCCGACAACCCGCGCAGCGAGGACCCGGAGGCGATCATCGACGAGATCGTCGCCGGTGTGAGCGGCCAAGCGCGGGCACGCCTGGAGCGCGAGAGCGATCGCCGCCGCGCGATCGAGCGTGCGATCGCCGCGGCCGAACCCGGCGATCTGGTGCTGATCGCGGGCAAGGGACACGAACAGGGACAGGAGTTCGCCGACGGGCGCGTCGAGCCGTTCGACGACCGCGAGGTCGCGCGCGAGGCGCTCGCGGCGCGGGCGGGGGCTGCCGCGTGA